In Acidobacteriota bacterium, a single genomic region encodes these proteins:
- a CDS encoding MBOAT family protein, whose product MLFNSLTFLVFFAVLLLCYGVLRSWRMQKSLLLVASYIFYAAWNPPFVVLLWISTSVDWFAAKRMHIEERNGRRIALLCVSLVANLGLLAFFKYGGFALENFQNVVGFYGMHFEAAAPDIILPVGISFYTFQTLSYTLDVYLRRSTPSKSLLDFALYVTFFPQLVAGPIVRATHFLPQCLAPRRATRQMLSWGLFLMTLGLFQKVVLADTMLAPSAETVFGWDRGPLAMLDAWAGVLAFSGQIFFDFAGYSTCAIGAALCFGFSLPDNFKSPYAAIGFSDFWKRWHISLSSWLRDYLYIPLGGNRKGRVRTDINLMVTMLLGGMWHGASWTFVAWGGLHGIYLAVERWLRSRFAGARWVHTFVGKVLLGLLTYLLVNITWVFFRADTFTRAKLMIFSMIGVIGDGAQVLATRQLLTVAVVIGVLVIMQWVHRSISIEAAAERLPNWAHGLVWGVMLVFLVLAQGSDNAFIYFQF is encoded by the coding sequence TTGCTCTTTAATTCGCTGACATTCCTTGTGTTCTTCGCCGTCTTACTGCTCTGCTACGGCGTGCTGCGTTCATGGCGCATGCAGAAGTCGCTGCTGCTGGTCGCCAGCTACATCTTCTATGCTGCGTGGAACCCACCGTTCGTCGTCTTGCTGTGGATCTCGACCTCCGTTGACTGGTTCGCGGCTAAGCGTATGCACATCGAGGAGCGCAACGGGCGGAGAATCGCCCTGCTCTGCGTAAGCCTCGTCGCCAACCTGGGTCTGCTTGCTTTCTTCAAGTACGGCGGTTTCGCGCTTGAGAACTTCCAAAACGTCGTCGGCTTCTACGGGATGCACTTCGAGGCGGCGGCGCCGGACATCATCCTTCCCGTCGGTATCTCGTTCTATACCTTTCAGACACTGAGCTACACGCTGGACGTCTATCTGCGCCGGTCAACGCCGTCGAAGTCGCTTCTGGACTTTGCGCTCTACGTGACGTTCTTTCCGCAGCTCGTCGCGGGTCCGATTGTGCGCGCGACCCATTTCTTGCCGCAATGCCTGGCCCCGCGTCGTGCGACCCGCCAGATGCTGAGCTGGGGTCTGTTTCTGATGACGCTGGGGCTGTTCCAGAAGGTGGTACTGGCCGATACGATGCTGGCGCCGTCGGCAGAGACGGTCTTCGGTTGGGACCGGGGTCCGCTGGCGATGCTGGATGCATGGGCCGGCGTGCTGGCCTTCTCGGGGCAGATCTTCTTCGACTTCGCCGGGTACTCGACGTGCGCGATCGGTGCGGCGCTCTGTTTTGGCTTCTCGCTTCCCGACAACTTCAAGAGCCCCTACGCGGCCATCGGCTTCAGCGACTTCTGGAAGCGCTGGCACATCTCGCTCTCGAGTTGGTTGCGCGATTACCTCTACATCCCTCTCGGCGGCAACCGTAAAGGGCGGGTGCGTACCGACATCAATCTGATGGTCACGATGCTTCTTGGTGGAATGTGGCACGGGGCCAGCTGGACCTTCGTGGCCTGGGGCGGGTTGCACGGGATCTATCTGGCCGTCGAGCGCTGGTTGCGATCGCGTTTCGCGGGCGCTCGCTGGGTGCATACGTTCGTTGGCAAGGTGCTGCTGGGACTCCTGACCTACCTGCTGGTCAACATCACGTGGGTGTTCTTCCGCGCCGACACGTTTACGCGTGCCAAGCTGATGATCTTCTCGATGATCGGCGTGATCGGGGACGGCGCCCAGGTCTTGGCGACGCGCCAACTGTTGACCGTCGCGGTCGTGATCGGTGTGCTGGTGATCATGCAGTGGGTACATCGCTCGATCTCCATCGAGGCTGCCGCCGAACGTTTACCCAACTGGGCGCACGGTCTGGTGTGGGGCGTCATGCTCGTCTTCCTCGTTCTTGCTC